Proteins from a single region of Calypte anna isolate BGI_N300 chromosome 26, bCalAnn1_v1.p, whole genome shotgun sequence:
- the KLHDC8A gene encoding kelch domain-containing protein 8A produces MELANTKDFQWKTLTPLPSPRVYSTLVESAGQVFAIGGCDDNGVPMDCFEVYSPEADQWTALPAMPTARAGVAVATLGKRIMVIGGVGVNQMPLKIVEMYNTDEGKWKKRNSLREAAMGISVTTKDYRVYAAGGMGSDLRPHNYLQHYDMLKDIWVSLAAMPTPRYAATSFLRGTKIYVLGGRQAKYAINAFEVFDTETRSWTKFPNIPNKRAFSSFVPTEDKFFSLGGLRQGRLYRQPKFMRTVDMFDIEQGSWLKMERSSYLKKRRADFVAGYLKGRVVVAGGLGNQPTVLESAEAFHPEKNKWETLPPMPTPRCACSSIVVQNCLLAVGGVSQGLSSAVEALCLNDS; encoded by the exons ATGGAGCTGGCAAACACCAAAGACTTCCAGTGGAAAACCCTCACCCCACTCCCGAGCCCCAGGGTCTACTCAACCTTGGTGGAATCTGCTGGGCAGGTGTTTGCCATCGGGGGCTGTGATGACAACGGGGTCCCCATGGACTGTTTTGAGGTTTATTCCCCCGAGGCTGACCAGTGGACAGCACTGCCTGCCATGcccacagccagggctggggtggcCGTGGCCACCTTGGGCAAGAGGATTATGGTGATAGGAGGAGTGGGGGTGAACCAGATGCCCCTGAAGATAGTGGAGATGTACAACACGGATGAGGGCAAGTGGAAGAAGAGGAACTCGCTGAGAGAAGCAGCCATGGGCATCTCAGTGACAACAAAAG ACTACAGAGTCTATgcagctggagggatgggatcagaCCTGAGGCCCCACAACTACCTGCAGCACTATGACATGCTTAAGGACATCTGGGTGTCACTGGCAGCCATGCCCACACCCAGGTATGCTGCCACCTCCTTCCTGAGAGGCACCAAGATCTACGTGCTGG gtGGAAGGCAGGCCAAGTACGCCATCAATGCCTTTGAAGTCTTTGACACAGAGACCAGGTCCTGGACCAAGTTTCCCAACATCCCCAACAAAAGAGCCTTCTCCAGCTTTGTGCCCACAGAAGACAAATTCTTCAGTCTCGGGGGCCTGAGACAGGGGAGGCTCTACAGGCAGCCCAAGTTCATGAGGACCGTGGACATGTTTGACATAGAACAAG GGAGTTGGCTGAAGATGGAGCGCTCCTCCtacctgaagaaaaggagagcagaTTTTGTGGCTGGCTACCTGAAAGGCAGAGTTGTGGTGGCTGGAGGACTTG GAAACCAGCCAACTGTCCTGGAGTCTGCAGAGGCTTTCCACCCGGAGAAGAACAAGTGGGAGACTTTGCCACCCATGCCCACCCCACGCtgtgcctgctccagcatcGTGGTCCAGAACTGTCTGCTGGCTGTGGGGGGGGTGAGCCAGGGcctgagcagtgctgtggaGGCTCTGTGCCTCAATGATTCCTAG